A part of Sander vitreus isolate 19-12246 chromosome 8, sanVit1, whole genome shotgun sequence genomic DNA contains:
- the sema4ba gene encoding sema domain, immunoglobulin domain (Ig), transmembrane domain (TM) and short cytoplasmic domain, (semaphorin) 4Ba: MWTMSMAWLCLAAYTILLVGSFHTAVTESDVTPRLTFSYNAKERTTRSFSVAGVFNYTSLLLSKEDNTLYVGAREILFALNLTDISAVKLQRNLTWKTPGRKRDECSFKGKDLQTDCFNYVKILLRMNSTHLYVCGTYAFSPTCAYINTADFSLVKSDNGEIVTEDGRSRCPFNPEYKSTAIMADGELYAGTVSNFQGNEPIIYKSLSQGTALKTENSLNWLQEPAFVGSAYIQESLPKGNLVGDDDKIYFFFSEAGKEFDFFDNTIVSRIARVCKGDMGGERVLQKKWTTFLKAQLLCSLPDDGFPFNIIQDMFVLTPSPDDWKNTVFYGVFTSQWYKGASGSSAVCSFTMDQVEKAFHGRYREVNRETQQWYTYNHPVPEPRPGLCITNAAREQGISSSLHMPDKVLNFVKDHFLMDSVIRSQPLLLKRNVRYTQIAVHRVQTAKKAYNVLFIGTDDGRLHKAINVNNKMHIIEEMALFSDSQPVQHIELDTEKGQLYVSSFSELVEVPVANCTNYQSCGECILSRDPYCAWNGRKCVDVRQAPPNNAWQQDVDEADTSAICNKTVPSPRFAKPPPTRMSLCQVIIIPANTFKVLPCKLRSNLAERKWEFSESASHFHYPSPEGGLVVVAQADRQETYECWSVEEGFRQLLANYCVRGEAKHESTTLTGRSRTPQISQEEFIILPGETRSPQINTKTYWNELIVVCALLAFSLVVFSLFVVYRNHDHMKSMLKEGECPNMQQKKPRIVGKPAENLPLNGNTVTASASDHKGYQTLNDNYICSTPPHECSSPDNSKSFSESEKKPLNLRESHVEISPTCPRPRVRLGSEIKDSIV, from the exons ATGTGGACAATGAGTATGGCTTGGCTCTGTCTCGCAGCCTACACTATCCTCCTTGTTGGTTCCTTTCATACAGCTGTCACGGAAAGCGATGTCACTCCACGCCTCACCTTCTCCTACA ATGCGAAGGAGAGGACAACCAGGAGCTTCTCAGTCGCTGGAGTCTTCAACTacacctctctcctcctcagtaaAGAAGACAACACGTTGTACGTTGGCGCTCGGGAGATTCTCTTTGCACTCAACCTCACTGATATCAGTGCAGTCAAGCTACAAAGAAAT CTCACATGGAAAACtccagggaggaagagagacgaGTGCAGTTTCAAAGGCAAAGACCTGCAG ACGGATTGCTTCAACTACGTCAAGATTTTACTACGCATGAACAGCActcatctgtatgtgtgtggaacaTACGCCTTCAGCCCCACCTGTGCTTACATA AACACTGCAGACTTCTCCCTTGTCAAGAGTGATAATGGTGAGATTGTTACAGAAGATGGACGAAGCCGCTGCCCTTTTAATCCTGAATACAAGTCCACTGCCATCATGGCTG ATGGAGAGCTGTATGCTGGTACAGTCAGTAATTTCCAAGGAAATGAACCCATCATTTACAAGAGTCTAAGCCAAGGAACTGCtctaaaaacagaaaactcacTCAACTGGCTTCAAG AACCGGCATTTGTTGGCTCAGCCTACATACAGGAGAGCCTGCCCAAGGGAAACCTAGTGGGCGATGACGATAAGATTTACTTCTTCTTCAGTGAAGCAGGAAAAGAGTTTGATTTCTTTGACAATACCATTGTGTCACGCATTGCTCGCGTGTGTAAG GGCGACATGGGAGGCGAGAGGGTTCTGCAGAAGAAATGGACAACATTCCTGAAGGCTCAACTCTTGTGCTCTCTGCCAGATGATGGCTTCCCCTTCAACATTATCCAAGACATGTTTGTGCTGACACCCAGCCCCGATGATTGGAAAAACACAGTGTTTTATGGAGTCTTCACATCTCAGTG GTATAAAGGTGCTTCAGGAAGCTCTGCAGTGTGTTCGTTCACTATGGACCAAGTGGAAAAGGCGTTCCATGGGCGATACCGTGAGGTCAACCGAGAGACTCAACAATGGTACACCTACAACCATCCGGTCCCAGAGCCTCGGCCTGGATTG TGTATCACAAATGCTGCCAGGGAACAGGGTATATCGTCCTCGTTGCACATGCCGGACAAGGTGCTGAATTTTGTCAAAGACCACTTTCTGATGGACAGCGTGATCCGCAGCCAGCCTCTTCTGCTCAAACGCAACGTTCGCTACACGCAGATCGCTGTCCATCGAGTCCAGACAGCAAAAAAGGCGTATAATGTGCTCTTCATTGGCACAG ATGATGGCAGACTTCATAAAGCCATTAATGTCAACAACAAGATGCACATCATTGAGGAGATGGCGCTcttcagtgattcccaaccagtgCAACACATCGAGCTGGACACCGAAAAG GGCCAGCTTtatgtttcctctttctctgaaCTGGTGGAGGTCCCAGTAGCTAACTGCACTAATTATCAGAGTTGCGGGGAGTGCATCCTCTCCAGGGATCCTTACTGTGCCTGGAATGGGAGGAAGTGTGTGGATGTCAGACAGGCTCCACCAAACAA tgcCTGGCAACAGGATGTAGACGAAGCAGACACATCAGCTATATGCAACAAGACAGTGCCAAGCCCACGGTTTGCTAAACCTCCACCCACAC GAATGTCTTTATGCCAGGTGATCATTATCCCAGCCAACACGTTCAAAGTACTCCCTTGCAAGCTACGCTCTAATTTGGCTGAAAGGAAGTGGGAGTTCAGTGAGAGCGCAAGTCACTTCCATTACCCCAGCCCAGAGGGGGGGTTAGTAGTGGTAGCTCAAGCTGACAGGCAGGAAACCTACGAGTGCTGGTCAGTGGAGGAAGGCTTCAGACAGCTGCTGGCAAACTACTGTGTGAGGGGCGAAGCCAAGCACGAGAGCACCACCCTGACAGGCCGTTCACGTACGCCGCAGATCTCCCAGGAAGAGTTTATCATCCTGCCAGGAGAGACCCGCTCACCGCAGATCAACACTAAGACCTACTGGAACGAGCTGATAGTGGTGTGTGCCCTCCTGGCGTTTTCTCTGGTGGTCTTCTCTCTATTTGTGGTGTACAGGAACCACGACCACATGAAGTCCATGCTCAAGGAGGGAGAGTGCCCCAACATGCAGCAGAAGAAGCCCAGAATTGTGGGGAAACCGGCTGAGAACTTGCCACTAAACGGCAACACAGTCACAGCATCGGCGTCAGATCACAAGGGCTACCAGACCCTTAACGACAACTACATATGCAGCACTCCACCGCACGAGTGCTCGTCGCCTGACAACAGCAAGAGCTTCTCAGAGTCGGAGAAGAAGCCTCTGAACTTGAGAGAGAGCCACGTAGAGATTTCTCCCACATGTCCACGGCCAAGAGTCAGACTGGGCTCTGAGATTAAAGACTCTATAGTGTGA